A single Anopheles arabiensis isolate DONGOLA chromosome X, AaraD3, whole genome shotgun sequence DNA region contains:
- the LOC120906599 gene encoding uncharacterized protein LOC120906599: MVHLDPLRLCRKKRKLPQGGAILDQVISQSASASNQCLLYKMANYKRGGDLIDAFQIGGQKAVEQLIREQFGVFMYNKGRGQIINRAEYLRWKYMDNHEVIIPIEASLSPHDPLSKWDDHKACWQMQYRGLLGESLLHVLIICDTKVHTKLARILLRVFPEQSIDVMEGEEYLGASALHLAIAYSNNELVGDLIDAGADVSQRATGRFFLPRDQQGLRPAKTTDYEGLAYLGEYPLAWAACCANESVYNLLLECGADPNAQDSFGNMILHMVVVCDKLDMFGYALRHPKLPCKNGIVNAAGLTPLTLACRLGRDEVFREMLELSAREFWRYSNITCSGYPLNALDTLMPDGSTNWNSALFIILNGTKEEHLNMLDGGIVERLLDEKWKTFARNQFIKRLLILAIHLFCLSCSVYLRPVRVFADDEGEEGGDATGDDGADDGGPTAVDAVDDDIDLTTWVRYGFEVATVMGVLSYVVLQQGDEIKNQGFFSFLKSLSQAPAKAIFLISNILILACIPLRMMGDTETEEAILLFAVPGSWFLLMFFAGAIGLTGPFVTMIFSMITGDMFTFGIIYMIVLFGFSQAFYFLYKGHPNAEDSPFGSYFGTWMALFQTTLGDYDYADLNLTTYPNLAKTVFVIFMIFVPILLLNMLIAMMGNTYAYVIEQAEKEGMKQWAKIVVNLERAVTQDDAKRYLEEYSIGLGPSDDPRYETRGVMVIKSKSKTRARQRKGAVSNWKSVLRVTLNELKKRSMTGEELRRIMWGRSSITSPAKIAKKKRPGEVDDLLGDPFAITAAIDVMSFTQDIVMVSTDTVCPITIPPAAAPGTAVPKGGGTKPVVVAPPPAAVQQPPPQATARRHSTASAPATMGLSVEAALPDYKDPLRELVIISESASVDENYAQNVKTLAIDASTLDHVHEIDISAMPTPGRRDPLAQPTPAGTQQQQQQQQQQQQQQQQPQQPQQQQQNLGQLTLFQNPKDVVDPVREREFLKTLEALEDTDSEAGEKPVLGKISLIRRAKSAVSRSTSRKRKTDQHPLFMIAWEDKGDQQRHSPALYDGATGAAPSVGAPGELGQPEQPEDAVTVEELHRRMEQFHQRASVRERDANSSESGSGKQHAGPKARKPSHHRDGGGSHHHHGLGRGKHNKISPDNSNESTGGGGGGGASGHGRKQDKRMKSAPILGSGGAGSAGSSGGGRTVAPGGARPDDGPGSPPDPLEPWSTKNIMNINKLLDQDTTEE, translated from the exons ATGGTGCACCTCGATCCGCTGCGGCTGTGCCGCAAAAAGCGCAAACTACCGCAGGGAGGCGCCATCCTCGACCAGGTGATATCGCAGTCCGCGTCCGCCTCGAACCAGTGTCTCCTGTACAAGATGGCCAACTACAAGCGGGGTGGCGATCTGATCGACGCGTTCCAGATCGGCGGCCAGAAGGCGGTGGAGCAGCTGATACGCGAGCAGTTCGGCGTGTTCATGTACAACAAGGGCCGGGGCCAGATCATCAACCGGGCCGAGTACCTGCGCTGGAAGTACATGGACAACCATGAG GTCATCATACCGATCGAGGCTTCCCTGTCGCCGCACGACCCGCTCAGCAAGTGGGACGACCACAAGGCCTGCTGGCAGATGCAGTACCGGGGCCTGCTGGGCGAAAGTCTGCTGCACGTGCTCATCATCTGCGACACGAAGGTGCACACCAAGCTGGCCCGCATCCTGCTGCGCGTCTTCCCGGAGCAGTCGATCGACGTGATGGAGGGCGAGGAGTATCTTGGCGCGTCCGCCCTCCACCTAGCCATCGCGTACAGCAACAACGAGCTGGTCGGCGACCTGATCGATGCCGGCGCGGACGTGTCCCAGCGGGCGACCGGGCGCTTCTTTCTGCCCCGCGACCAGCAGGGCCTGCGGCCGGCCAAGACGACCGACTACGAGGGGTTGGCGTACCTCGGCGAGTACCCACTGGCCTGGGCGGCCTGCTGCGCGAACGAGTCGGTGTACAACCTGCTGCTCGAGTGCGGCGCCGACCCGAACGCCCAGGACAGCTTCGGCAACATGATCCTGCACATGGTGGTCGTGTGCGACAAGCTGGACATGTTCGGGTACGCCCTGCGCCATCCGAAGCTGCCGTGCAAGAACGGCATCGTGAATGCGGCTGGTCTGACCCCGCTTACGCTCGCCTGTCGGCTCGGCCGCGACGAGGTGTTCCGCGAGATGTTGGAGCTTTCTGCGCGCGAATTCTGGCGGTACAGTAACATTACCTGTTCGGGCTACCCGCTAAACGCGCTGGATACGCTCATGCCGGACGGCAGCACCAACTGGAATTCGGCCCTGTTCATCATCCTGAACGGCACGAAGGAGGAGCATCTGAACATGCTGGACGGCGGCATCGTCGAGCGGCTGCTCGACGAGAAGTGGAAAACCTTCGCCCGGAACCAGTTCATCAAGCGGCTGCTCATCCTCGCGATACACCTGTTCTGTCTGTCCTGCTCGGTCTACCTGCGCCCGGTCCGCGTGTTTGCTGATGACGAGGGCGAGGAGGGCGGAGACGCGACCGGTGACGATGGTGCGGACGATGGTGGACCGACGGCGGTGGACGCGGTCGACGACGACATCGACCTGACGACCTGGGTGCGGTACGGCTTCGAGGTGGCCACGGTGATGGGCGTGCTGAGCTACGTCGTACTGCAGCAGGGCGACGAGATCAAGAATCAGGGCTTCTTCTCGTTCCTCAAGTCGCTG AGTCAAGCACCGGCGAAGGCGATCTTTCTGATATCCAACATCCTGATCCTGGCCTGCATACCGCTGCGCATGATGGGCGACACCGAGACGGAGGAAGCCATCCTGCTGTTTGCCGTACCGGGCAGCTGGTTTCTGCTAATGTTCTTTGCTGG TGCGATCGGACTGACCGGACCGTTCGTGACGATGATCTTCTCCATGATCACGGGCGACATGTTCACGTTCGGCATCATCTACATGATCGTGCTGTTCGGCTTTTCGCAAGCGTTCTACTTCCTCTACAAGGGCCACCCGAACGCGGAGGACAGCCCGTTCGGCAGCTACTTCGGCACGTGGATGGCGCTGTTCCAGACCACGCTCGGCGACTACGAT TACGCCGATCTGAACCTCACCACCTACCCGAACCTGGCGAAGACGGTGTTTGTCATCTTTATGATCTTCGTGCCGATCCTGCTGCTGAACATGCTGATCGCGATGATGGGCAACACGTACGCGTACGTGATCGAGCAGGCGGAGAAGGAGGGCATGAAGCAGTGGGCAAAGATAGTGGTCAATCTCGAGCGGGCGGTGACGCAGGACGACGCGAAGCGCTACCTGGAGGAGTACTCGATCGGGCTCGGACCGTCGGACGATCCGCGGTACGAGACGCGCGGCGTCATGGTGATCAAGAGCAAGAGCAAGACGCGGGCCCGCCAGCGCAAGGGGGCAGTGAGCAACTGGAAGAGCGTGCTGCGCGTCACGCTGAACGAGCTGAAGAAGCGCAGCATGACCGGGGAGGAGCTGCGGCGCATCATGTGGGGCCGCTCGTCCATCACGTCGCCGGCGAAGATCGCGAAGAAGAAGCGGCCGGGCGAGGTGGACGATCTGCTCGGCGATCCGTTCGCGATAACGGCCGCGATCGACGTGATGTCGTTCACGCAGGACATCGTGATGGTCAGCACGGACACGGTCTGCCCGATCACGATACCGCCAGCGGCTGCCCCGGGCACGGCGGTCCCGAAGGGCGGTGGCACCAAACCGGTAGTAGTGGCACCGccgccagcagcagtgcaGCAACCACCGCCGCAAGCGACGGCGCGGCGCCACTCGACGGCAAGCGCACCGGCCACGATGGGGCTGAGCGTGGAGGCGGCCCTGCCCGACTACAAGGATCCGCTGCGCGAGCTCGTCATCATCTCCGAGTCGGCCTCGGTCGACGAGAACTACGCGCAGAACGTGAAAACGCTCGCGATCGACGCGTCCACGCTGGACCACGTGCACGAGATCGACATCAGCGCGATGCCAACGCCCGGGCGGCGCGATCCACTGGCGCAGCCCACCCCGGCCGGtactcagcagcagcagcagcagcagcaacagcaacagcagcagcagcaacagccccAGCaaccccagcagcagcagcagaatctcGGCCAGCTGACCCTCTTCCAGAACCCGAAGGACGTCGTGGATCCGGTGCGGGAGCGCGAGTTTCTCAAAACGCTCGAAGCGCTCGAGGACACGGACAGCGAGGCGGGCGAGAAGCCCGTCCTCGGCAAGATCTCGCTGATCCGGCGGGCCAAATCGGCCGTCTCGCGCAGCACGTCGCGCAAGCGCAAAACCGACCAGCACCCGCTGTTTATGATCGCCTGGGAGGACAAGGGCGACCAGCAGCGGCACAGCCCAGCGCTGTACGATGGCGCGACCGGTGCGGCCCCGTCGGTCGGTGCGCCCGGCGAGCTGGGGCAGCCGGAGCAGCCCGAGGACGCCGTCACGGTCGAGGAGCTGCACCGGCGGATGGAGCAGTTCCACCAGCGGGCGTCCGTGCGCGAACGGGACGCGAACTCGAGCGAGAGCGGCAGCGGCAAGCAGCACGCCGGCCCCAAGGCACGGAAGCCGTCCCACCATCGGGACGGTGGCGGCtcccaccatcaccatggGCTCGGGCGGGGCAAGCACAACAAGATATCGCCCGACAActcgaacgaaagtacgggcgggggcggcggtggcggcgccAGTGGCCACGGCCGCAAGCAGGACAAGCGCATGAAGTCGGCCCCGATACTGGGCAGCGGCGGTGCGGGCAGTGCCGGTAGCAGTGGCGGCGGGCGGACGGTGGCGCCCGGTGGTGCCCGACCGGACGATGGACCCGGGTCGCCGCCGGACCCGCTCGAACCGTGGAGCACCAAGAACATCATGAACATCAACAAGCTGCTGGACCAGGACACGACCGAAGAGTAA
- the LOC120905875 gene encoding chymotrypsinogen B-like, whose protein sequence is MLNNPISTDREPKKSCSALLRYFAGASYTSYSLCRCGVAYRVVMYCSPKRFLLLLGCWHWAMQTRAQEDHLSCGRRKVKTTYLIHNGADAIAGHWPWHAAIFHKKDEHKEYACGGSILDETTILTASHCVSTLSGVISAALVTIHVGQIHLNQTSENTQTFDAREIIINPGFSKASIIHDIALMKLRTNISMNRYVQPVCLWTMDSALELIVGRNGTIVGFGLSERDVVSEQLKQATIGVVDPYTCIASDRVVYGTHLTLDMFCGKGQNGVSACNGDSGGGMFFEVSGRWFVRGLVSFTPARGSSGLCDPLKYTVYTDVAKYVEWIKQYIDQRVLPVESDVLEMDYEEKLRLFNFGSCGVLCCIWNTLCMSGDDCHRS, encoded by the exons ATGTTAAATAATCCAATCTCTACCGATCGTGAaccaaaaaaatcatgttcaGCCCTGCTACGGTACTTTGCGGGTGCAAGTTACACAAGTTACTCCTTGTGTCGATGTGGTGTGGCTTACCGTGTCGTTATGTATTGTTCACCAAAACGGTTTCTCCTGCTGCTGGGATGTTGGCATTGGGCGATGCAAACACGCGCACAAGAGGATCATTTATCGTGCGGCAGGCGCAAAGTGAAAACGACATATCTCATCCACAACGGCGCTGATGCCATTGCTGGACACTGGCCGTGGCATGCGGCAATTTTCCATAAAAAAGACGAGCACAAAGAATACGCATGCGGTGGATCCATCCTTGATGAAACAACCATTCTTACGG CATCCCATTGCGTGTCCACTCTAAGCGGCGTGATCTCGGCAGCTCTCGTGACAATACACGTGGGACAAATCCACCTGAATCAGACCAGCGAAAACACGCAGACGTTCGATGCGCGTGAGATAATCATAAATCCTGGCTTCAGTAAAGCCAGTATCATCCACGACATAGCTTTGATGAAGCTCAGGACCAACATCAGTATGAACCGGTACGTGCAGCCTGTCTGTTTGTGGACAATGGACAGTGCGCTGGAGTTGATCGTCGGCAGAAACGGAACGATCGTTGGATTTGGGCTGAGCGAAAGGGATGTTGTGTCGGAGCAGCTAAAACAAGCCACGATTGGGGTGGTGGATCCTTACACGTGCATTGCAAGTGATCGGGTCGTGTACGGAACGCATCTAACGTTGGACATGTTCTGCGGCAAAGGACAGAACGGTGTGAGTGCGTGCAATGGAGATAGCGGCGGAGGCATGTTCTTCGAGGTTAGCGGTCGGTGGTTCGTGCGCGGCTTGGTGTCGTTCACTCCAGCGCGTGGAAGCAGCGGACTGTGCGATCCGCTCAAGTACACCGTCTACACCGACGTGGCCAAGTACGTGGAATGGATTAAGCAGTACATCGATCAGCGTGTCCTACCGGTCGAGAGTGACGTGCTGGAAATGGACTACGAGGAGAAGCTACGCCTGTTCAACTTTGGCAGCTGTGGTGTGCTGTGTTGTATATGGAACACCCTATGTATGAGCGGTGATGA
- the LOC120906266 gene encoding prostaglandin reductase 1-like, with product MVVAKKWIYAKPFEGLPKDENFRLEEETLPEPGENEFVAEAVFLSVDPYMRPYMASYPAGTVMIGGQVAKVTASRHPQFPVGATVFGNFGWRTHTLVNPEQGAADSRPYVLPPFGAHPASLGLGVLGMPGNTAYFGFLELCQPKQGETVVVSGAAGAVGSLVGQIAKIKGCRVVGIAGSDDKCGWLRELGFDATINYRQVERDAFADALRAAAPGGVDCYFDNVGGYISEAVLGQMNLYGRISVCGTISNYNAERAQVADPQRLFVFKQLRQEGFIVTRWAKRWMEGIRQNLQWIEEGRLRYQETVTDGFEQMPAAFVSMLTGGNTGKAVVKV from the exons ATGGTGGTGGCCAAAAAGTGGATCTACGCGAAGCCGTTCGAGGGCCTGCCGAAGGACGAAAACTTCCGGCTGGAGGAGGAAACGCTGCCGGAACCGGGCGAGAATG AGTTTGTTGCCGAGGCCGTGTTCCTGAGCGTCGATCCGTACATGCGCCCGTACATGGCCAGCTATCCGGCCGGCACGGTCATGATCGGGGGCCAGGTGGCGAAGGTGACGGCCAGCCGGCACCCGCAGTTCCCGGTCGGTGCGACCGTGTTCGGCAACTTTGGCTGGCGGACGCACACGCTGGTGAACCCGGAGCAGGGCGCCGCCGACAGCCGGCCGTACGTGCTGCCCCCGTTCGGGGCGCACCCGGCGTCGCTCGGGCTCGGCGTGCTCGGCATGCCGGGCAACACCGCCTACTTCGGCTTCCTCGAGCTGTGCCAGCCGAAGCAGGGCGAAACGGTGGTGGTGAGCGGGGCGGCCGGTGCGGTCGGCAGCCTGGTCGGCCAGATCGCCAAGATCAAGGGCTGCCGGGTGGTGGGCATCGCCGGCTCGGACGACAAGTGCGGCTGGCTGCGGGAGCTCGGCTTCGACGCCACCATCAACTACCGGCAGGTGGAGCGGGACGCGTTCGCGGACGCGCTGCGGGCGGCGGCCCCCGGCGGCGTGGACTGCTACTTCGACAACGTGGGCGGCTACATCTCCGAGGCGGTGCTCGGCCAGATGAACCTGTACGGGCGCATCTCGGTGTGCGGCACGATCTCGAACTACAACGCGGAGCGGGCGCAGGTCGCCGACCCGCAGCGCctgttcgtgttcaagcagcTGCGCCAGGAGGGCTTCATCGTGACGCGCTGGGCGAAGCGGTGGATGGAGGGCATCCGGCAGAACCTGCAGTGGATCGAGGAGGGCCGGCTGCGCTACCAGGAAACGGTCACGGATGGGTTCGAGCAGATGCCGGCCGCCTTCGTCAGCATGCTGACCGGGGGGAACACGGGCAAGGCGGTGGTCAAGGTTTAG
- the LOC120906303 gene encoding ubiquitin carboxyl-terminal hydrolase MINDY-3 homolog gives MDDNPAPPASAAATGTEQPEPEPGTSVASTPAAGSHEDGEGAAAAAAAAPTEPTDGSSKTVSEQIASLLWGGKIKPDVFRRWLQGFSFSDCEPSALVQRDGGPCCVIAPVQAYLLKILLAESPAHSFNELTADKCKTLLIQAVCQILMKCKTDAYRIVTLEGEGHEQASPSGDPAAVRQDDGTEHEPSEAPVGPGVDTHDAAMVRPATVQRTAGSSTTATWTAEAFHERIRFREHAHIDEVHQFYAQNYHVLTDECGVLLLLYTVLQTKGLEHILSEMSDPTESLIHDTYGCGSQALINLMLTGRAVPHVWDNEQDVGGMKLKGINQQSDIGFITVMEQLQYCTVGFFYKNPKNPVWVMGSDTHLTVLFSHERRLVSPETPGELARRVFRQFDPDGSNFIPGPVLQDVLCALELVSEPEYVELMRSRLDPENLGIILLNAFMSEFFPDEKKSTPDTFDLLHYNGIPNSNYGSVVQYSRGQAVLLESDVRMCNPSDPMLTCLQTKWPTIEVNWAGNRTPSLN, from the exons ATGGATGACAACCCGGCACCACCGGCGAGCGCGGCCGCCACCGGAACAGAACAGCCCGAGCCCGAGCCCGGCACGTCCGTCGCATCGACGCCAGCCGCGGGCAGCCACGAAGACGGGgaaggtgcagcagcagcagcagcagcagcaccaacagaaCCAACAGACGGGAGTAGCAAAACGGTGTCGGAACAAATTGCCTCCCTGCTCTGGGGTGGCAAGATAAAGCCGGACGTGTTCCGGCGGTGGCTGCaag GATTTTCCTTCAGCGACTGTGAGCCGTCCGCACTGGTGCAGCGCGACGGTGGGCCCTGTTGTGTAATCGCACCGGTCCAGGCGTACCTGCTGAAGATACTGCTGGCGGAATCGCCTGCCCACAGCTTCAACGAG CTTACGGCGGACAAATGCAAAACGCTGCTCATCCAGGCCGTCTGCCAGATACTGATGAAGTGCAAAACGGACGCGTACCGCATAGTGACGCTGGAGGGCGAAGGACATGAGCAGGCCAGCCCGAGCGGCGACCCGGCGGCCGTGCGGCAGGATGATGGCACCGAGCACGAACCGAGCGAGGCGCCGGTTGGTCCGGGCGTGGATACGCACGATGCCGCCATGGTGCGACCGGCCACGGTTCAGCGGAcggccggcagcagcaccaccgccacctgGACGGCCGAAGCGTTCCACGAGCGGATTCGGTTTCGCGAGCACGCCCACATCGACGAGGTGCACCAGTTTTACGCACAGAACTACCACGTGCTGACGGACGAGTgcggcgtgctgctgctgctgtacaccGTGCTGCAGACCAAGGGGCTGGAGCACATCCTGTCCGAGATGTCCGACCCGACCGAGTCGCTCATACACGACACGTACGGTTGCGGCAGCCAGGCGCTGATCAACCTGATGCTGACCGGGCGCGCCGTCCCGCACGTATGGGACAACGAGCAGGACGTCGGTGGCATGA AGCTGAAGGGCATCAACCAGCAGTCGGACATCGGTTTCATCACCGTGATGGAGCAGCTGCAGTACTGCACCGTCGGTTTCTTCTACAAAAATCCAAAGAACCCGGTCTGGGTGATGGGGTCCGACACGCACCTGACCGTGCTGTTCAGCCACGAGCGGCGGCTGGTATCGCCGGAAACGCCCGGCGAGCTCGCGCGCCGCGTCTTCCGCCAGTTCGACCCGGACGGCAGCAACTTCATACCGGGCCCGGTCCTGCAGGACGTGCTGTGCGCCCTCGAGCTGGTCAGCGAGCCGGAGTA cGTGGAGCTGATGCGCAGCCGGCTCGATCCGGaaaatctcggcatcatcctGCTGAACGCGTTCATGAGCGAGTTCTTCCCGGACGAGAAAAAGTCCACCCCGGACACGTTCGATCTGCTGCACTACAACGGCATCCCGAACTCGAACTACGGCAGCGTGGTGCAGTACAGCCGCGGCCAGGCGGTGCTGCTCGAGAGCGACGTGCGCATGTGCAATCCCTCCGACCCGATGCTGACCTGTCTGCAAACCAAATGGCCCACGATCGAGGTGAACTGGGCCGGCAACCGGACGCCGTCGCTGAACTGA
- the LOC120905874 gene encoding uncharacterized protein LOC120905874: MTKRGLNCGGCERHNTVNDVVLCNKCKKWFHYGCVGVTAGIMSQAWWCDVCAIQVDKSEAKEKRHPKTPMEAIAKTRKPAESCDGENKANRAASCEGEASAYKLSIGVVNTILPAAKMPPSTKAFTKASSRRSKEVAMAQLLKKQQLEREMVMREFELKMANLKLEYDRIQLEFTNKRASIRSSVNNTHNTEQRKCNQQQQHQQQQHRQQQYQQLQQPQQQPPQQKQHPQEEQQQQRQQKQWMQPRDAAMSDGKVGGTACIESWTSPTEAVVDRIVLSEHDEAARRPHNCSQTNTRRRLTQHSTLLHDASRSRVPGVPFGMVTVALSSHGLQTTTILDEGSAAALVQSQLAQCTSVTGMPEPLARNCTEGVARNDSRRITVAISASGNNGQHEFSNTRPSKQLSLPLQEPYFTTLIFNFAHFQGLSTLPFLKGESRLTIGTQRTDLMAPQQISSIGDPTAEGNRLSLAVYGVVNRRSFGCKQTHHIIKGIQLGARVRLKENNMQIRDRVTHTLTDTTTSRVMFTPCSLQNRCTGRLKLRFCIPREKDKEKQRNVISCHDRRGLIEELIVGKRRCHPFKGAVRKAQAKKTRYQTMMCGTTGK, encoded by the exons ATGACCAAGCGCGGGTTAAATTGTGGTGGCTGCGAGCGGCATAATACCGTGAACGATGTGGTGCTGTGCAACAAGTGCAAGAAGTGGTTCCACTACGGATGTGTCGGCGTCACTGCAGGAATAATGTCCCAGGCGTGGTGGtgcgatgtatgtgcgattcaGGTGGACAAGAGCGAAGCGAAGGAGAAGCGTCATCCTAAGACGCCTATGGAAGCAATCGCGAAGACGAGAAAGCCTGCTGAAAGCTGCGATGGCGAAAACAAGGCCAACAGAGCAGCATCATGCGAGGGCGAGGCCTCGGCGTACAAGCTATCCATAGGAGTGGTGAACACAATACTCCCAGCTGCTAAAATGCCTCCTAGCACGAAAGCATTTACTAAAGCGTCAAGCAGACGGTCTAAGGAAGTTGCGATGGCTCAACTCCTTAAAAAGCAACAACTTGAACGAGAAATGGTCATGAGAGAGTTCGAGCTCAAAATGGCCAACCTCAAGCTCGAATACGATAGAATCCAGCTTGAGTTCACCAACAAAAGAGCATCAATTCGATCTTCCGTGAACAATACACATAACACGGAACAGAGAAAAtgcaatcagcagcagcagcatcagcagcagcagcatcgtcagcagcagtatcagcagctgcagcagccgcaacaacagccgccacagcaaaagcagcacccacaagaggagcagcagcagcaacggcagcagaaaCAGTGGATGCAGCCGCGTGACGCGGCAATGAGTGATGGTAAAGTTGGTGGAACCGCGTGCATCGAATCGTGGACCTCTCCAACAGAAGCAGTCGTGGATAGAATAGTTCTTTCCGAGCATGATGAGGCGGCGCGGCGACCCCATAACTGTTCTCAAACCAACACACGCCGACGGCTTACGCAACACAGCACGCTCCTGCACGACGCGTCGAGATCGAGAGTACCGGGAGTACCGTTTGGTATGGTGACCGTCGCACTTTCATCTCACGGACtacaaaccaccaccatcctcgATGAAGGTTCAGCGGCAGCTTTGGTGCAATCACAACTGGCACAATGCACCAGTGTAACCGGAATGCCAGAGCCACTGGCGAGGAACTGCACAGAAGGCGTCGCGAGGAACGATTCAAGGCGGATAACCGTGGCAATCTCGGCGAGCGGCAACAACGGGCAACACGAGTTTTCCAACACTCGTCCCTCcaaacagctaagtttgccgcTCCAAGAACCATATTTCACCACATTAATATTTAACTTTGCTCACTTTCAGGGACTGTCGACTTTGCCGTTCCTGAAAGGCGAGTCGAGGTTAACGATCGGGACACAACGCACCGATCTGATGGCACCACAACAAATAAGCAGTATCGGCGATCCTACGGCTGAGGGAAACCGATTAAGTTTAGCGGTCTACGGTGTCGTAAACAGACGGTCGTTTGGTTGTAAACAAACGCACCACATCATCAAAGGCATACAATTGGGTGCTAGAGTGCGCCTAAAAGAGAATAATATGCAGATTAGAGATCGggtcacacatacactcaccgACACAACCACaagtagg GTTATGTTTACACCATGCTCTTTACAGAACAGGTGTACAGGACGGTTGAAATTACGTTTCTGCATCCCGCGAGAGAAAGATAAGGAAAAGCAGCGAAACGTAATATCATGCCACGATAGGCGAGGGTTGATCGAGGAATTGATCGTAGGAAAGCGCAGGTGTCACCCCTTCAAGGGTGCCGTTCGGAAAGCACAAGCCAAGAAAACGAGGTACCAAACAATGATGTGCGGTACAACCGGCAAATAA